A genomic segment from Cyprinus carpio isolate SPL01 chromosome A4, ASM1834038v1, whole genome shotgun sequence encodes:
- the cald1a gene encoding non-muscle caldesmon isoform X1 — MDDDFERRRELRRQKREEMRLEAERMAYHRNEEDEEEAARERRRRARQERLRGKDSEDVAYQPETPELNNSHSVTVTESVSTSVVSSSGMGEGDDEEQALLERLAKREERRQRRMMEALDRQQELESSQTSHHSLEESRSYEPEEEEEKEEVKQVEEEEEEEEEEVIPREEVVVEEKPRRSYLREEESVEEVSKIPEEDSNERDAVPSSELHEVVINEDVDDSAFVSETETGTAELAAGVREKKSEIEGLTENGVNEMREAENFEKYEVSENDESMMEDEDVMRKNKQPNGGVCEDSTPKHKKAERTFSRGSLRSPEAPEADDADGEDARLEAERKLEELKRRRDEMESEEFERMRQKQQEAEVELEELKRKREERRKVLEEEERRRKQEEAEMKAREEEEKRRMKEEIEKRRAEAAEKRQKVEDPEEGEARKPFKCVSPRGSSLKIGERAEFLNRSAQKSSVKASHSPVVSKIDNRLEQYTSAVQSQVRSPRSAAIDLPVVTDGIRNIKTMWEKGNVFSSGGSPASTNKDAAGIKVGVAGRINDWLNKTPETGKTSGGRPADLKPGDVTSKRSLWENKGSSATKVTGRGETKSVTNGMGH; from the exons GATGGCGTATCACCGGaatgaggaggatgaagaggaggctGCTCGTGAGCGCAGACGAAGAGCGCGGCAGGAGAGACTGCGCGGTAAGGACAGCGAGGACGTGGCCTACCAACCCGAGACCCCGGAGCTCAACAACAGCCACAG CGTGACGGTGACAGAGAGCGTATCCACCTCAGTGGTGTCCTCCAGCGGGATGGGAGAGGGGGACGATGAGGAACAGGCCCTGCTGGAGCGCCTGGCCAAGAGAGAGGAGCGCAGGCAGAGGAGGATGATGGAGGCGCTGGACAGACAGCAGGAGCTGGAGAGCAGCCAAACCTCCCACCACAGCCTGGAGGAGAGCCGGAGCTACGagcctgaggaggaggaggagaaagaggaggtcaaacaggtggaggaggaggaggaggaggaggaggaggaggtcatCCCTAGAgaggaggtggtggtggaggaAAAGCCAAGGAGGTCTTATTTGAGAGAAGAG GAATCCGTTGAGGAAGTATCTAAAATACCTGAGGAG GACAGTAATGAGCGAGATGCTGTGCCTTCTTCTGAACTACATGAGGTGGTTATAAATGAAGACGTAGATGATTCTGCATTTGTTTCGGAGACGGAAACTGGCACCGCAGAGCTCGCTGCAGGTGTACGGGAGAAAAAGAGTGAGATAGAGGGATTGACAGAGAATGGAGTGAATGAAATGAGAGAGGCAGAAAACTTTGAGAAATATGAGGTTTCAGAAAATGACGAGTCTATG ATGGAAGATGAGGATGTGATGAGGAAGAATAAACAGCCCAACGGAGGAGTGTGCGAGGACAGCACTCCCAAACACAAGAAAGCTGAGAGGACTTTCAG CCGAGGCAGCTTGCGCTCTCCTGAGGCTCCGGAGGCAGACGATGCAGACGGCGAGGATGCTCGCTTGGAGGCCGAGAGAAAGCTGGaggaactgaagaggagaagagaTGAGATGGAGAGCGAGGAGTTCGAGAGGATGAGGCAGAAACAGCAGGAGGCCGAGGTGGAGCTGGAGGAGCTGAAGAGgaagagggaggagaggaggaaggTGCTGGAAGAGGAGGAGCGGCGGAGGAAGCAGGAGGAGGCCGAGATGAAAGCCAGAGAGGAG GAGGAAAAGAGGAGGATGAAGGAGGAGATTGAGAAGAGAAGAGCAGAGGCGGCTGAGAAGAGGCAAAAGGTGGAGGATCCAGAAGAAGGAGAGGCCAGGAAGCCCTTTAAGTGTGTCAGTCCCAGAGGATCCTCCCTGAAG ATCGGTGAGAGGGCAGAATTCCTCAACAGATCCGCACAGAAGAG ttctgTGAAGGCGTCTCACAGTCCTGTGGTGTCTAAGATTGATAACCGATTAGAGCAGTACACCAGCGCAGTGCAG AGCCAGGTCAGATCTCCCAGATCAGCTGCCATAGATCTTCCCGTGGTGACGGACGGTATTCGCAACATCAAGACCATGTGGGAGAAGGGGAATGTCTTCAGCTCTGGAGGGAGCCCAGCCTCCACCAACAAG GATGCAGCTGGGATAAAGGTGGGCGTGGCCGGCCGCATCAACGACTGGTTGAATAAAACTCCAGAGACGGGCAAGACGTCAGGAGGAAGACCTGCG GACCTGAAACCGGGTGACGTGACCAGCAAACGCAGTCTATGGGAAAACAAGGGGTCCTCTGCTACCAAG GTCACAGGCAGAGGAGAGACCAAATCCGTCACCAATG GAATGGGCCATTAA
- the cald1a gene encoding non-muscle caldesmon isoform X2: MDDDFERRRELRRQKREEMRLEAERMAYHRNEEDEEEAARERRRRARQERLRGKDSEDVAYQPETPELNNSHSVTVTESVSTSVVSSSGMGEGDDEEQALLERLAKREERRQRRMMEALDRQQELESSQTSHHSLEESRSYEPEEEEEKEEVKQVEEEEEEEEEEVIPREEVVVEEKPRRSYLREEESVEEVSKIPEEDSNERDAVPSSELHEMEDEDVMRKNKQPNGGVCEDSTPKHKKAERTFSRGSLRSPEAPEADDADGEDARLEAERKLEELKRRRDEMESEEFERMRQKQQEAEVELEELKRKREERRKVLEEEERRRKQEEAEMKAREEEEKRRMKEEIEKRRAEAAEKRQKVEDPEEGEARKPFKCVSPRGSSLKIGERAEFLNRSAQKSSVKASHSPVVSKIDNRLEQYTSAVQSQVRSPRSAAIDLPVVTDGIRNIKTMWEKGNVFSSGGSPASTNKDAAGIKVGVAGRINDWLNKTPETGKTSGGRPADLKPGDVTSKRSLWENKGSSATKVTGRGETKSVTNGMGH, from the exons GATGGCGTATCACCGGaatgaggaggatgaagaggaggctGCTCGTGAGCGCAGACGAAGAGCGCGGCAGGAGAGACTGCGCGGTAAGGACAGCGAGGACGTGGCCTACCAACCCGAGACCCCGGAGCTCAACAACAGCCACAG CGTGACGGTGACAGAGAGCGTATCCACCTCAGTGGTGTCCTCCAGCGGGATGGGAGAGGGGGACGATGAGGAACAGGCCCTGCTGGAGCGCCTGGCCAAGAGAGAGGAGCGCAGGCAGAGGAGGATGATGGAGGCGCTGGACAGACAGCAGGAGCTGGAGAGCAGCCAAACCTCCCACCACAGCCTGGAGGAGAGCCGGAGCTACGagcctgaggaggaggaggagaaagaggaggtcaaacaggtggaggaggaggaggaggaggaggaggaggaggtcatCCCTAGAgaggaggtggtggtggaggaAAAGCCAAGGAGGTCTTATTTGAGAGAAGAG GAATCCGTTGAGGAAGTATCTAAAATACCTGAGGAG GACAGTAATGAGCGAGATGCTGTGCCTTCTTCTGAACTACATGAG ATGGAAGATGAGGATGTGATGAGGAAGAATAAACAGCCCAACGGAGGAGTGTGCGAGGACAGCACTCCCAAACACAAGAAAGCTGAGAGGACTTTCAG CCGAGGCAGCTTGCGCTCTCCTGAGGCTCCGGAGGCAGACGATGCAGACGGCGAGGATGCTCGCTTGGAGGCCGAGAGAAAGCTGGaggaactgaagaggagaagagaTGAGATGGAGAGCGAGGAGTTCGAGAGGATGAGGCAGAAACAGCAGGAGGCCGAGGTGGAGCTGGAGGAGCTGAAGAGgaagagggaggagaggaggaaggTGCTGGAAGAGGAGGAGCGGCGGAGGAAGCAGGAGGAGGCCGAGATGAAAGCCAGAGAGGAG GAGGAAAAGAGGAGGATGAAGGAGGAGATTGAGAAGAGAAGAGCAGAGGCGGCTGAGAAGAGGCAAAAGGTGGAGGATCCAGAAGAAGGAGAGGCCAGGAAGCCCTTTAAGTGTGTCAGTCCCAGAGGATCCTCCCTGAAG ATCGGTGAGAGGGCAGAATTCCTCAACAGATCCGCACAGAAGAG ttctgTGAAGGCGTCTCACAGTCCTGTGGTGTCTAAGATTGATAACCGATTAGAGCAGTACACCAGCGCAGTGCAG AGCCAGGTCAGATCTCCCAGATCAGCTGCCATAGATCTTCCCGTGGTGACGGACGGTATTCGCAACATCAAGACCATGTGGGAGAAGGGGAATGTCTTCAGCTCTGGAGGGAGCCCAGCCTCCACCAACAAG GATGCAGCTGGGATAAAGGTGGGCGTGGCCGGCCGCATCAACGACTGGTTGAATAAAACTCCAGAGACGGGCAAGACGTCAGGAGGAAGACCTGCG GACCTGAAACCGGGTGACGTGACCAGCAAACGCAGTCTATGGGAAAACAAGGGGTCCTCTGCTACCAAG GTCACAGGCAGAGGAGAGACCAAATCCGTCACCAATG GAATGGGCCATTAA
- the cald1a gene encoding non-muscle caldesmon isoform X3: MDDDFERRRELRRQKREEMRLEAERMAYHRNEEDEEEAARERRRRARQERLRGKDSEDVAYQPETPELNNSHSVTVTESVSTSVVSSSGMGEGDDEEQALLERLAKREERRQRRMMEALDRQQELESSQTSHHSLEESRSYEPEEEEEKEEVKQVEEEEEEEEEEVIPREEVVVEEKPRRSYLREEESVEEVSKIPEEMEDEDVMRKNKQPNGGVCEDSTPKHKKAERTFSRGSLRSPEAPEADDADGEDARLEAERKLEELKRRRDEMESEEFERMRQKQQEAEVELEELKRKREERRKVLEEEERRRKQEEAEMKAREEEEKRRMKEEIEKRRAEAAEKRQKVEDPEEGEARKPFKCVSPRGSSLKIGERAEFLNRSAQKSSVKASHSPVVSKIDNRLEQYTSAVQSQVRSPRSAAIDLPVVTDGIRNIKTMWEKGNVFSSGGSPASTNKDAAGIKVGVAGRINDWLNKTPETGKTSGGRPADLKPGDVTSKRSLWENKGSSATKVTGRGETKSVTNGMGH; this comes from the exons GATGGCGTATCACCGGaatgaggaggatgaagaggaggctGCTCGTGAGCGCAGACGAAGAGCGCGGCAGGAGAGACTGCGCGGTAAGGACAGCGAGGACGTGGCCTACCAACCCGAGACCCCGGAGCTCAACAACAGCCACAG CGTGACGGTGACAGAGAGCGTATCCACCTCAGTGGTGTCCTCCAGCGGGATGGGAGAGGGGGACGATGAGGAACAGGCCCTGCTGGAGCGCCTGGCCAAGAGAGAGGAGCGCAGGCAGAGGAGGATGATGGAGGCGCTGGACAGACAGCAGGAGCTGGAGAGCAGCCAAACCTCCCACCACAGCCTGGAGGAGAGCCGGAGCTACGagcctgaggaggaggaggagaaagaggaggtcaaacaggtggaggaggaggaggaggaggaggaggaggaggtcatCCCTAGAgaggaggtggtggtggaggaAAAGCCAAGGAGGTCTTATTTGAGAGAAGAG GAATCCGTTGAGGAAGTATCTAAAATACCTGAGGAG ATGGAAGATGAGGATGTGATGAGGAAGAATAAACAGCCCAACGGAGGAGTGTGCGAGGACAGCACTCCCAAACACAAGAAAGCTGAGAGGACTTTCAG CCGAGGCAGCTTGCGCTCTCCTGAGGCTCCGGAGGCAGACGATGCAGACGGCGAGGATGCTCGCTTGGAGGCCGAGAGAAAGCTGGaggaactgaagaggagaagagaTGAGATGGAGAGCGAGGAGTTCGAGAGGATGAGGCAGAAACAGCAGGAGGCCGAGGTGGAGCTGGAGGAGCTGAAGAGgaagagggaggagaggaggaaggTGCTGGAAGAGGAGGAGCGGCGGAGGAAGCAGGAGGAGGCCGAGATGAAAGCCAGAGAGGAG GAGGAAAAGAGGAGGATGAAGGAGGAGATTGAGAAGAGAAGAGCAGAGGCGGCTGAGAAGAGGCAAAAGGTGGAGGATCCAGAAGAAGGAGAGGCCAGGAAGCCCTTTAAGTGTGTCAGTCCCAGAGGATCCTCCCTGAAG ATCGGTGAGAGGGCAGAATTCCTCAACAGATCCGCACAGAAGAG ttctgTGAAGGCGTCTCACAGTCCTGTGGTGTCTAAGATTGATAACCGATTAGAGCAGTACACCAGCGCAGTGCAG AGCCAGGTCAGATCTCCCAGATCAGCTGCCATAGATCTTCCCGTGGTGACGGACGGTATTCGCAACATCAAGACCATGTGGGAGAAGGGGAATGTCTTCAGCTCTGGAGGGAGCCCAGCCTCCACCAACAAG GATGCAGCTGGGATAAAGGTGGGCGTGGCCGGCCGCATCAACGACTGGTTGAATAAAACTCCAGAGACGGGCAAGACGTCAGGAGGAAGACCTGCG GACCTGAAACCGGGTGACGTGACCAGCAAACGCAGTCTATGGGAAAACAAGGGGTCCTCTGCTACCAAG GTCACAGGCAGAGGAGAGACCAAATCCGTCACCAATG GAATGGGCCATTAA
- the cald1a gene encoding non-muscle caldesmon isoform X4, with translation MDDDFERRRELRRQKREEMRLEAERMAYHRNEEDEEEAARERRRRARQERLRGKDSEDVAYQPETPELNNSHSVTVTESVSTSVVSSSGMGEGDDEEQALLERLAKREERRQRRMMEALDRQQELESSQTSHHSLEESRSYEPEEEEEKEEVKQVEEEEEEEEEEVIPREEVVVEEKPRRSYLREEMEDEDVMRKNKQPNGGVCEDSTPKHKKAERTFSRGSLRSPEAPEADDADGEDARLEAERKLEELKRRRDEMESEEFERMRQKQQEAEVELEELKRKREERRKVLEEEERRRKQEEAEMKAREEEEKRRMKEEIEKRRAEAAEKRQKVEDPEEGEARKPFKCVSPRGSSLKIGERAEFLNRSAQKSSVKASHSPVVSKIDNRLEQYTSAVQSQVRSPRSAAIDLPVVTDGIRNIKTMWEKGNVFSSGGSPASTNKDAAGIKVGVAGRINDWLNKTPETGKTSGGRPADLKPGDVTSKRSLWENKGSSATKVTGRGETKSVTNGMGH, from the exons GATGGCGTATCACCGGaatgaggaggatgaagaggaggctGCTCGTGAGCGCAGACGAAGAGCGCGGCAGGAGAGACTGCGCGGTAAGGACAGCGAGGACGTGGCCTACCAACCCGAGACCCCGGAGCTCAACAACAGCCACAG CGTGACGGTGACAGAGAGCGTATCCACCTCAGTGGTGTCCTCCAGCGGGATGGGAGAGGGGGACGATGAGGAACAGGCCCTGCTGGAGCGCCTGGCCAAGAGAGAGGAGCGCAGGCAGAGGAGGATGATGGAGGCGCTGGACAGACAGCAGGAGCTGGAGAGCAGCCAAACCTCCCACCACAGCCTGGAGGAGAGCCGGAGCTACGagcctgaggaggaggaggagaaagaggaggtcaaacaggtggaggaggaggaggaggaggaggaggaggaggtcatCCCTAGAgaggaggtggtggtggaggaAAAGCCAAGGAGGTCTTATTTGAGAGAAGAG ATGGAAGATGAGGATGTGATGAGGAAGAATAAACAGCCCAACGGAGGAGTGTGCGAGGACAGCACTCCCAAACACAAGAAAGCTGAGAGGACTTTCAG CCGAGGCAGCTTGCGCTCTCCTGAGGCTCCGGAGGCAGACGATGCAGACGGCGAGGATGCTCGCTTGGAGGCCGAGAGAAAGCTGGaggaactgaagaggagaagagaTGAGATGGAGAGCGAGGAGTTCGAGAGGATGAGGCAGAAACAGCAGGAGGCCGAGGTGGAGCTGGAGGAGCTGAAGAGgaagagggaggagaggaggaaggTGCTGGAAGAGGAGGAGCGGCGGAGGAAGCAGGAGGAGGCCGAGATGAAAGCCAGAGAGGAG GAGGAAAAGAGGAGGATGAAGGAGGAGATTGAGAAGAGAAGAGCAGAGGCGGCTGAGAAGAGGCAAAAGGTGGAGGATCCAGAAGAAGGAGAGGCCAGGAAGCCCTTTAAGTGTGTCAGTCCCAGAGGATCCTCCCTGAAG ATCGGTGAGAGGGCAGAATTCCTCAACAGATCCGCACAGAAGAG ttctgTGAAGGCGTCTCACAGTCCTGTGGTGTCTAAGATTGATAACCGATTAGAGCAGTACACCAGCGCAGTGCAG AGCCAGGTCAGATCTCCCAGATCAGCTGCCATAGATCTTCCCGTGGTGACGGACGGTATTCGCAACATCAAGACCATGTGGGAGAAGGGGAATGTCTTCAGCTCTGGAGGGAGCCCAGCCTCCACCAACAAG GATGCAGCTGGGATAAAGGTGGGCGTGGCCGGCCGCATCAACGACTGGTTGAATAAAACTCCAGAGACGGGCAAGACGTCAGGAGGAAGACCTGCG GACCTGAAACCGGGTGACGTGACCAGCAAACGCAGTCTATGGGAAAACAAGGGGTCCTCTGCTACCAAG GTCACAGGCAGAGGAGAGACCAAATCCGTCACCAATG GAATGGGCCATTAA
- the LOC109060308 gene encoding troponin T, fast skeletal muscle-like isoform X2 yields the protein MADTEDVMEEVHEVEETEEEVEVPPPSEEEPAPEEEEPVEVEEEPEPEPQEAHVEEEATDETKPKPKFMQNISAPKIPEGDKVDFDDIHRKRQEKDLSELQSLIEAHFIQRKKDEEELIALVNRIEKRRTERAEQQRIRAEKEKERQARLAEEKERREQEEQRKKQDEDAKKKKALTSMTHQYGGIQQKGEGRKGAKKQTEREKKRKILAERRKPLNIDHLSEDKLKEKASELWQWMMQLEAEKFDLSEKLKRQKYDITQLLARVKDHQSAKGRGKGKVGGRLR from the exons atggctgacacagaagacgTCATGGAGGAAGTTCA TGAAG TGGAGGAAACCGAAGAGGAAG TGGAAG TGCCGCCTCCATCAGAGGAAG aACCAGCCCCTGAGGAGGAAG AGCCTGTGGAGGTAGAAg AGGAGCCAGAACCTGAACCACAAG AAGCTCACGTGGAGGAGGAGGCCACAG atgagacaaaaccaaagCCGAA ATTcatgcaaaatatcagtgctcCAAAGATTCCTGAAGGAGATAAGGTGGACTTTGAT gaCATCCACAGAAAGCGTCAGGAGAAGGATTTATCTGAGCTTCAGTCTCTGATCGAGGCTCATTTCATCCAGAGGAAGAAAGATGAAGAGGAGCTGATCGCTCTGGTCAACAGAATC GAGAAGCGTCGCACTGAGAGGGCGGAGCAGCAGAGAATCCGTgcagagaaggagaaggagagacAAGCCCGTCTGGCT GAAGAAAAGGAGAGAAGAGAGCAAGAGGAGCAGAGAAAGAAACAAGATGAAGATGCTAAGAAGAAGAAAGCACTTACCAGCATGACACACCAGTATGGAGGAATCCAGCAGAAG GGCGAGGGCCGCAAGGGGGCGAAGAaacagacggagagagagaagaagaggaagatcCTGGCGGAGAGGAGGAAGCCACTCAACATCGATCACCTGTCTGAAGATAAACTGAA AGAGAAGGCCAGTGAGCTCTGGCAGTGGATGATGCAGCTGGAGGCTGAGAAGTTCGACCTCAGCGAGAAACTGAAGAGACAGAAATATGAC
- the LOC109060308 gene encoding troponin T, fast skeletal muscle-like isoform X3 — translation MADTEDVMEEVHEVEETEEEVEVPPPSEEEPAPEEEEPVEVEEEPEPEPQAHVEEEATDETKPKPKFMQNISAPKIPEGDKVDFDDIHRKRQEKDLSELQSLIEAHFIQRKKDEEELIALVNRIEKRRTERAEQQRIRAEKEKERQARLAEEKERREQEEQRKKQDEDAKKKKALTSMTHQYGGIQQKGEGRKGAKKQTEREKKRKILAERRKPLNIDHLSEDKLKEKASELWQWMMQLEAEKFDLSEKLKRQKYDMNLLQARIIEQQKFAKGRGKGKVGGRLR, via the exons atggctgacacagaagacgTCATGGAGGAAGTTCA TGAAG TGGAGGAAACCGAAGAGGAAG TGGAAG TGCCGCCTCCATCAGAGGAAG aACCAGCCCCTGAGGAGGAAG AGCCTGTGGAGGTAGAAg AGGAGCCAGAACCTGAACCACAAG CTCACGTGGAGGAGGAGGCCACAG atgagacaaaaccaaagCCGAA ATTcatgcaaaatatcagtgctcCAAAGATTCCTGAAGGAGATAAGGTGGACTTTGAT gaCATCCACAGAAAGCGTCAGGAGAAGGATTTATCTGAGCTTCAGTCTCTGATCGAGGCTCATTTCATCCAGAGGAAGAAAGATGAAGAGGAGCTGATCGCTCTGGTCAACAGAATC GAGAAGCGTCGCACTGAGAGGGCGGAGCAGCAGAGAATCCGTgcagagaaggagaaggagagacAAGCCCGTCTGGCT GAAGAAAAGGAGAGAAGAGAGCAAGAGGAGCAGAGAAAGAAACAAGATGAAGATGCTAAGAAGAAGAAAGCACTTACCAGCATGACACACCAGTATGGAGGAATCCAGCAGAAG GGCGAGGGCCGCAAGGGGGCGAAGAaacagacggagagagagaagaagaggaagatcCTGGCGGAGAGGAGGAAGCCACTCAACATCGATCACCTGTCTGAAGATAAACTGAA AGAGAAGGCCAGTGAGCTCTGGCAGTGGATGATGCAGCTGGAGGCTGAGAAGTTCGACCTCAGCGAGAAACTGAAGAGACAGAAATATGAC
- the LOC109060308 gene encoding troponin T, fast skeletal muscle-like isoform X1, with amino-acid sequence MADTEDVMEEVHEVEETEEEVEVPPPSEEEPAPEEEEPVEVEEEPEPEPQEAHVEEEATDETKPKPKFMQNISAPKIPEGDKVDFDDIHRKRQEKDLSELQSLIEAHFIQRKKDEEELIALVNRIEKRRTERAEQQRIRAEKEKERQARLAEEKERREQEEQRKKQDEDAKKKKALTSMTHQYGGIQQKGEGRKGAKKQTEREKKRKILAERRKPLNIDHLSEDKLKEKASELWQWMMQLEAEKFDLSEKLKRQKYDMNLLQARIIEQQKFAKGRGKGKVGGRLR; translated from the exons atggctgacacagaagacgTCATGGAGGAAGTTCA TGAAG TGGAGGAAACCGAAGAGGAAG TGGAAG TGCCGCCTCCATCAGAGGAAG aACCAGCCCCTGAGGAGGAAG AGCCTGTGGAGGTAGAAg AGGAGCCAGAACCTGAACCACAAG AAGCTCACGTGGAGGAGGAGGCCACAG atgagacaaaaccaaagCCGAA ATTcatgcaaaatatcagtgctcCAAAGATTCCTGAAGGAGATAAGGTGGACTTTGAT gaCATCCACAGAAAGCGTCAGGAGAAGGATTTATCTGAGCTTCAGTCTCTGATCGAGGCTCATTTCATCCAGAGGAAGAAAGATGAAGAGGAGCTGATCGCTCTGGTCAACAGAATC GAGAAGCGTCGCACTGAGAGGGCGGAGCAGCAGAGAATCCGTgcagagaaggagaaggagagacAAGCCCGTCTGGCT GAAGAAAAGGAGAGAAGAGAGCAAGAGGAGCAGAGAAAGAAACAAGATGAAGATGCTAAGAAGAAGAAAGCACTTACCAGCATGACACACCAGTATGGAGGAATCCAGCAGAAG GGCGAGGGCCGCAAGGGGGCGAAGAaacagacggagagagagaagaagaggaagatcCTGGCGGAGAGGAGGAAGCCACTCAACATCGATCACCTGTCTGAAGATAAACTGAA AGAGAAGGCCAGTGAGCTCTGGCAGTGGATGATGCAGCTGGAGGCTGAGAAGTTCGACCTCAGCGAGAAACTGAAGAGACAGAAATATGAC